Genomic window (Flavobacterium oreochromis):
GAACGACAAGGGTTTCATATCGCCTCACGATTAGCCGATCGTTTAGGTATGAGAGCGAATAGCGTTCGCTTGTTTTTTATTTATATATCATGTGTTACAGTAGGACTTTGGTTTGGAGTATACTTAACAATTGGTTTCATTATGAAATTAAAAGATTTAGTTAGAGCAAAAAGAACCTCCGTTTTTGATTTAT
Coding sequences:
- a CDS encoding PspC family transcriptional regulator, which codes for MILKLKYFFERQGFHIASRLADRLGMRANSVRLFFIYISCVTVGLWFGVYLTIGFIMKLKDLVRAKRTSVFDL